One genomic window of Desulfuromonas sp. AOP6 includes the following:
- the lpxA gene encoding acyl-ACP--UDP-N-acetylglucosamine O-acyltransferase, with translation MIHSTAIISPGAQLDPTVEVGPYTVIGEHVRIGAGTVIGPHCVIEGWTEIGKNNRIFQFASVGAVPQDLKFHGEKSFLRIGDGNTIREFATLHRGTEDGGGETILGNQCLLMAYSHVAHDCVVGNQVILANGATLAGHVQVDDHAILGGLSAVHQFTRVGCHVMVSGGSMVAQDIPPYTIAQGDRAKTVGLNLIGLKRRGFSDEAVRGIKQAYKLIFRSGLRMEDALAKIDQDVAKTPELQVFVDFIQNSQRGIAR, from the coding sequence ATGATTCATTCTACTGCCATTATCAGTCCGGGTGCCCAGCTTGATCCTACCGTCGAGGTGGGGCCTTACACCGTTATCGGCGAACATGTCCGCATCGGCGCCGGCACCGTCATTGGTCCTCACTGTGTTATTGAAGGGTGGACCGAGATCGGTAAAAACAACAGGATTTTTCAGTTTGCTTCCGTGGGCGCAGTCCCTCAGGATCTGAAATTCCATGGGGAAAAATCCTTTCTGCGCATTGGCGACGGCAATACGATCCGTGAATTTGCCACCCTGCACCGTGGTACCGAGGATGGCGGCGGCGAAACGATCCTGGGTAATCAATGTCTGCTCATGGCCTATTCCCACGTTGCCCACGACTGCGTCGTCGGCAACCAGGTTATTCTGGCCAACGGCGCCACCCTGGCCGGGCACGTGCAGGTCGATGACCACGCCATTCTGGGCGGCCTTTCCGCTGTGCATCAGTTTACCCGCGTCGGTTGCCATGTGATGGTCAGTGGCGGTTCCATGGTAGCCCAGGATATACCGCCTTACACCATTGCCCAGGGCGATCGGGCCAAGACCGTCGGGCTCAATCTCATCGGCCTCAAGCGCCGTGGTTTCTCCGATGAAGCCGTTCGGGGCATCAAACAGGCCTATAAGCTGATCTTCCGTTCCGGACTGCGCATGGAAGACGCTCTGGCCAAGATCGATCAGGATGTGGCCAAGACGCCGGAGCTGCAGGTCTTTGTCGATTTTATTCAGAACAGCCAGCGAGGCATTGCCCGCTGA
- the lpxD gene encoding UDP-3-O-(3-hydroxymyristoyl)glucosamine N-acyltransferase, translating to MATTATLGELAGLVGGSVLGDESIRIGHVAPIDDAREGDITFIANPKYAAKAKTTRASAVIVAPGVEAPGLNLLVVKNPYLAFAKILTHLEVTRPEPKGVMEGAWIHPSAILEEDVTVYPGCTLGEGVKVGRGTILYPGVTLYDGVQVGEDCVLHAGAIVREECRLGARVILQPGAVIGSDGFGFAPDGPRYFKIPQVGIVVIEDDVEIGACSCIDRAAMGETRIRRGAKLDNMVQVAHNVTIGEDTVMAAQVGIAGSTIIGNHCTFGGQAATAGHLRVGDNVMIGGRGGVTSHTEGNQVLSGVPAIPHKDWLKASMSFAKLPEMRRELTRLKNQVEALEKLLKEK from the coding sequence ATGGCGACGACGGCAACTCTCGGAGAGCTTGCCGGTCTGGTCGGAGGTTCCGTCCTTGGGGATGAATCGATCCGGATCGGCCATGTCGCGCCCATTGACGACGCCCGCGAAGGGGATATCACCTTTATTGCCAACCCTAAATACGCGGCCAAGGCCAAGACGACCCGCGCTTCGGCTGTTATCGTGGCCCCTGGCGTGGAGGCTCCCGGACTCAATTTGTTGGTGGTCAAAAATCCCTATCTGGCCTTCGCCAAGATTCTGACCCACCTGGAGGTTACTCGCCCGGAGCCCAAAGGCGTAATGGAGGGGGCCTGGATTCATCCCTCGGCCATCCTGGAGGAGGACGTTACCGTCTATCCCGGTTGCACCCTCGGTGAGGGTGTCAAGGTCGGCCGTGGCACGATCCTCTATCCCGGGGTCACCCTTTATGACGGTGTTCAGGTCGGCGAGGACTGTGTGCTTCACGCCGGAGCCATCGTGCGGGAAGAGTGCCGGCTGGGCGCTCGGGTGATTCTGCAACCTGGTGCGGTGATCGGCTCTGATGGTTTCGGCTTTGCTCCCGATGGACCCCGCTATTTCAAGATTCCCCAAGTCGGCATTGTTGTCATAGAGGATGACGTGGAAATCGGTGCCTGCAGCTGTATCGACCGCGCCGCCATGGGGGAGACGCGCATCCGCCGCGGGGCCAAACTCGATAACATGGTGCAGGTCGCCCACAACGTCACCATCGGCGAGGATACGGTGATGGCGGCGCAGGTGGGGATAGCCGGCAGTACGATCATCGGCAACCATTGCACCTTTGGCGGACAGGCTGCCACGGCCGGACATCTGCGTGTCGGCGACAATGTCATGATCGGCGGCCGCGGAGGGGTTACCAGCCACACCGAAGGAAATCAGGTGCTTTCGGGGGTGCCGGCCATTCCACACAAAGACTGGCTGAAGGCCTCCATGAGTTTCGCCAAACTGCCCGAGATGCGTCGCGAGCTGACCCGACTTAAAAATCAGGTGGAAGCCCTTGAAAAGCTTTTAAAGGAGAAATAG
- a CDS encoding lipoprotein-releasing ABC transporter permease subunit codes for MGYEWFVSLRYLRAKRKQTFISVISFISIAGVTLGVAALIVVLAVMTGFHDGVRQQILGNVPHVLIQSHGKEIRDYDQVTEKALAASPHVVSAAPFVSKEAMLLARGNVAAVNVKGIEPGNKIFVQKFLTVEDRDVEDLLFRADRPIPGIVIGLDTATSLGVAVGDRLNVIPPMFTITPFGMIPKMKPFEIVGIFRHRGGFMDTYFAYVSLGQAQTFFDLPERASGVEIEVDSFDNARLVASELRQDFTYPYMVRSWEELFGSFLSALKLEKLGLFIVLGIIVLVAAFNIATTLIMVVMEKHKDIAVLRAMGATSRSIMKIFVLEGLIVGTVGTALGTILGLFFAKNADPIIKWVEQVFKVKIFDQSVYGMDRFPSVVHSADVTAVVLVAMTISLLATIYPAWRAARMDPAEALRYE; via the coding sequence ATGGGCTACGAATGGTTTGTCAGTCTGCGTTATCTGCGGGCGAAGCGCAAACAGACTTTTATCTCGGTTATCTCCTTTATCTCCATTGCCGGCGTCACATTGGGCGTGGCTGCGCTCATTGTTGTGCTGGCGGTCATGACGGGTTTTCACGACGGTGTCCGCCAGCAGATCCTGGGCAATGTCCCCCACGTGCTCATCCAGTCACACGGCAAAGAGATTCGGGATTACGACCAGGTAACGGAAAAAGCTCTTGCGGCCTCGCCTCACGTGGTCAGCGCGGCGCCCTTCGTGTCGAAGGAAGCCATGCTGCTGGCCCGTGGGAATGTTGCCGCCGTCAATGTCAAGGGGATCGAACCGGGGAACAAGATTTTCGTACAGAAATTCCTCACCGTCGAAGACCGGGATGTTGAAGATCTCCTCTTCCGGGCCGACCGCCCCATTCCCGGCATCGTCATCGGTCTCGACACCGCCACCTCCCTGGGGGTGGCCGTTGGCGACCGCCTCAACGTCATTCCGCCGATGTTCACCATCACGCCCTTCGGCATGATCCCCAAAATGAAACCTTTTGAGATCGTCGGCATATTCCGGCATCGCGGCGGCTTCATGGACACGTATTTTGCCTACGTTTCCCTCGGCCAGGCTCAGACCTTCTTTGATCTGCCGGAACGAGCGAGCGGCGTCGAAATCGAGGTAGACAGTTTCGATAACGCCCGTCTGGTGGCCTCGGAACTGCGCCAGGATTTTACCTACCCTTACATGGTGCGCTCCTGGGAAGAGCTGTTCGGCTCTTTTCTTTCGGCCCTCAAACTGGAGAAACTCGGGCTTTTCATTGTGCTGGGGATCATCGTTTTGGTCGCGGCCTTCAATATTGCCACCACCCTGATTATGGTGGTGATGGAAAAGCACAAGGATATCGCTGTGCTGCGGGCCATGGGAGCGACTTCTCGCAGCATCATGAAGATCTTTGTCCTGGAAGGTCTTATCGTCGGCACCGTCGGCACGGCCCTGGGAACAATACTGGGGCTGTTTTTCGCCAAAAATGCCGATCCGATCATCAAGTGGGTAGAGCAGGTCTTCAAGGTGAAGATTTTCGATCAGTCGGTCTACGGCATGGACCGTTTTCCTTCCGTGGTCCATTCCGCCGATGTGACCGCCGTCGTCCTGGTGGCCATGACTATTTCTCTGCTGGCCACCATTTATCCTGCCTGGCGAGCAGCCAGGATGGACCCGGCCGAGGCTCTGCGCTATGAATGA
- the lpxB gene encoding lipid-A-disaccharide synthase — MSSQETKRRALIVTGEASGDLHGANLIRAAAKVDPGLSFFGVGGKRMAAAGCDILIPSDELAVMGAVEVLANIRVIARAMQKLRTVLVGESRPDLVILVDYPGFNLRLARHAKAAGIPVLYYISPKVWAWKKGRVNTIARYVDRLAFIFPFEEAYFRGLDLEAVFVGNPLMDEAQDLPERHDFLGRYGIETDVPVIGLFPGSRRSEVRYSFNTLVQSARLILRDKPLARFLLPVAPSLDRKIFDELLAEEDLPVTLIEDESIYDLAHACNAVICVSGTVTLQTALAETPMAVVYRMSPVSFAIARRLVKVPHVSLVNIVAGEEVVKEFLQGEATAENIGAEILRILDDRDYHDRMLRGLALVKEKMGPPGCSTRVAQMAAEMSQGKVLS; from the coding sequence TTGAGCAGTCAGGAGACTAAGCGCAGGGCCCTTATTGTGACCGGTGAAGCATCCGGGGATCTGCATGGCGCCAACCTTATCAGGGCGGCTGCCAAGGTGGACCCCGGACTGTCGTTTTTTGGCGTTGGTGGCAAGCGTATGGCCGCAGCCGGTTGTGACATCCTCATCCCCAGTGACGAACTGGCGGTCATGGGGGCGGTCGAAGTGCTGGCCAATATCCGGGTCATCGCCAGGGCCATGCAGAAGCTGCGTACCGTTCTGGTCGGAGAATCAAGGCCTGATCTTGTCATCCTCGTTGACTATCCCGGCTTCAATCTTCGCCTGGCGCGCCATGCCAAGGCGGCGGGTATACCGGTTCTCTATTACATCAGTCCAAAAGTCTGGGCCTGGAAAAAGGGAAGGGTGAATACCATTGCCCGTTATGTCGACAGGCTGGCCTTTATTTTCCCCTTTGAAGAAGCCTACTTTCGCGGTCTCGATCTGGAGGCCGTGTTTGTGGGCAATCCCCTCATGGATGAGGCGCAGGACCTGCCGGAGCGGCACGACTTCCTCGGTCGCTACGGGATCGAGACCGATGTTCCCGTTATCGGACTTTTTCCCGGCAGTCGCCGCAGCGAGGTCCGTTATAGTTTCAATACCCTGGTGCAAAGTGCTCGACTTATTCTTCGGGACAAGCCGTTGGCCAGATTTCTGCTACCCGTGGCGCCCTCGCTGGACCGGAAAATATTCGACGAGCTGCTGGCTGAAGAAGATCTGCCGGTGACTCTGATAGAAGATGAGAGCATCTATGATCTGGCCCATGCCTGCAACGCGGTGATCTGCGTATCCGGCACGGTGACTCTGCAGACAGCTCTGGCGGAGACTCCCATGGCCGTTGTCTACCGCATGTCGCCCGTCAGCTTCGCCATTGCCAGGCGTTTGGTCAAGGTGCCTCATGTCAGCCTGGTCAACATTGTCGCCGGCGAGGAAGTGGTCAAAGAATTCCTGCAGGGTGAAGCGACGGCGGAAAACATCGGTGCTGAAATTCTTCGTATTCTGGATGACAGGGACTACCATGACCGGATGCTCCGCGGTCTGGCTCTGGTTAAAGAAAAGATGGGCCCGCCCGGTTGTTCGACACGGGTGGCGCAGATGGCAGCCGAAATGAGCCAGGGGAAGGTTCTCTCATGA
- the msbA gene encoding lipid A export permease/ATP-binding protein MsbA has product MKSQGTQIYLRLLGYTRTCRWRIFFSMVASLGVAGSDAAAAKLIQPFIDRLVVAGDVSLVNLVPIFVLGLAAIKGLSRFVQEYTIKTAGQLVMQDLRNDLFGHSLNLSMRYYSKTSSGTLMSRILNDVTVMQAAVAEVLVGTLREGLTLVALTIVAFHGDWQLALMAFVVLPLAAWPASAIGKKIKQYTRSGQGAMGTLTQVLEQTFSGIKVIKAFGTEEREVGRFRDRNLFYYRFLRKVIKYDAGSSPVMEIMSSFGVAAVLWFGLHRVMSGAMTQGELFSVIGAIMFMYTPAKRLSKMYNRTQQAIGAAERVFELLETPHEIVDRPGARPLTNVRGEVRFEHVSFSYGDEPVLQDVNLEARQGEVVALVGPSGAGKSTIVSLLNRFYDPQSGAVLIDGHDIRDLTLDSLKAHIAMVDQETFLFNDTLANNIRYGRPEASEEEVARAAQQAYADQFIQALPEGFDTEIGDRGLRLSGGQRQRICIARAILKDTPILILDEATSALDTESEAMVQQALVNLMKNRTTFVIAHRLSTILHADKIVVLEQGRVCEVGRHEELLANNGLYKKLYDMQFQA; this is encoded by the coding sequence ATGAAGAGCCAAGGGACCCAGATCTATTTACGGCTGCTTGGCTACACGCGCACCTGCCGCTGGCGGATCTTCTTCTCCATGGTGGCTTCCCTGGGTGTGGCCGGCTCCGACGCCGCCGCCGCCAAGCTGATTCAACCCTTTATCGATCGTCTCGTTGTTGCCGGCGACGTCTCCCTGGTCAACCTGGTGCCCATCTTTGTCCTCGGGCTGGCCGCCATTAAAGGTCTCTCCCGCTTTGTGCAGGAATACACCATCAAGACTGCGGGGCAACTGGTCATGCAGGATCTCCGCAATGACCTTTTCGGCCACTCCCTTAACCTGAGCATGCGCTACTACTCCAAAACATCCTCGGGGACGTTGATGTCGCGTATCCTCAACGATGTGACGGTGATGCAGGCGGCTGTCGCCGAAGTCCTGGTCGGCACCCTGCGCGAGGGCCTCACCCTGGTCGCCCTCACCATCGTCGCCTTCCATGGCGACTGGCAGCTGGCGCTGATGGCCTTTGTCGTGCTGCCGCTGGCGGCCTGGCCTGCTTCGGCCATCGGGAAAAAAATCAAACAGTACACTCGCAGTGGGCAAGGGGCCATGGGCACCCTGACCCAGGTGCTGGAACAGACCTTCTCCGGCATCAAGGTCATCAAGGCTTTCGGTACGGAAGAAAGGGAGGTCGGTCGCTTCCGGGATCGCAACCTTTTTTACTACCGATTCTTGCGCAAGGTCATCAAGTACGACGCGGGCTCGTCACCGGTCATGGAGATCATGTCCTCTTTCGGGGTGGCGGCGGTGCTCTGGTTCGGTCTGCACCGGGTCATGTCCGGTGCCATGACACAGGGGGAGCTCTTTTCCGTTATCGGGGCCATCATGTTCATGTACACCCCGGCCAAACGGCTGTCCAAAATGTACAACCGGACACAGCAGGCCATCGGCGCCGCCGAGCGGGTTTTCGAATTGCTGGAGACCCCCCATGAGATCGTCGACCGCCCTGGCGCCAGGCCTCTGACCAACGTCAGGGGCGAGGTGCGCTTTGAGCATGTCTCCTTTTCCTATGGCGACGAACCGGTCTTGCAGGATGTCAATCTGGAAGCCAGGCAGGGAGAGGTCGTGGCCCTGGTGGGACCCAGCGGCGCCGGCAAGTCGACCATCGTCTCCCTGCTGAACCGCTTCTATGACCCCCAGTCTGGTGCCGTGCTGATCGACGGCCACGACATTCGGGACCTGACGCTGGACAGCCTGAAGGCCCATATTGCCATGGTCGACCAGGAAACCTTCCTGTTTAACGACACCCTGGCCAACAACATTCGTTACGGACGTCCCGAGGCTTCTGAAGAAGAAGTGGCCAGGGCAGCCCAGCAGGCCTATGCCGACCAGTTTATCCAGGCCTTGCCTGAAGGATTCGACACGGAAATCGGCGATCGCGGTCTGCGTCTGTCCGGCGGACAGCGGCAGCGCATATGCATCGCCCGCGCCATTTTGAAAGATACCCCCATTCTCATTCTTGACGAAGCAACCAGTGCACTGGATACGGAGAGCGAGGCCATGGTGCAGCAGGCTTTGGTCAATCTGATGAAGAACCGTACTACCTTTGTCATTGCCCACCGACTTTCGACGATACTCCATGCCGATAAAATCGTGGTGCTCGAGCAGGGGCGTGTCTGTGAAGTCGGCCGTCATGAAGAGCTGCTGGCCAATAACGGCTTGTATAAAAAACTTTACGACATGCAGTTTCAGGCCTGA
- a CDS encoding OmpH family outer membrane protein — protein MKRLIAPIMLVFALIAAPAFAEVKVGYVDLQKALNLSESGKAAKEKIANSVKNYEGTIQVRQEEIKKLKDELEKQSMALSADARSAKERDYQQKLKEFQRFTKDIQEELQQKDADFTRQIIEDLLKIVQDIGASEGMSMVFEKSESSVLYADKSADLTDKVIERYNAQFKKQGGK, from the coding sequence ATGAAAAGATTGATCGCACCCATTATGCTGGTTTTTGCCCTGATTGCCGCCCCTGCCTTTGCCGAGGTCAAAGTCGGTTATGTTGATCTGCAAAAGGCCCTGAACCTCTCTGAATCAGGCAAGGCCGCCAAAGAAAAAATTGCCAATTCGGTCAAAAACTATGAGGGGACTATCCAGGTTCGCCAGGAAGAGATCAAGAAGCTCAAGGATGAACTGGAAAAACAGTCCATGGCACTGAGTGCCGATGCCCGTTCCGCCAAGGAGCGCGACTATCAGCAGAAACTCAAGGAGTTCCAGCGTTTCACCAAAGACATTCAGGAAGAATTGCAGCAGAAGGACGCTGATTTCACCCGTCAGATCATCGAAGATCTCCTCAAGATCGTGCAGGACATCGGCGCCAGCGAGGGGATGTCCATGGTTTTTGAGAAGTCGGAGAGTTCTGTTCTTTACGCCGACAAATCGGCAGATCTTACCGATAAGGTTATCGAGCGCTACAACGCTCAGTTCAAAAAACAGGGCGGCAAGTAA
- a CDS encoding ABC transporter ATP-binding protein encodes MNDLQTNILIQVDGLQKSFQTASGQVDVLRGIDLSIHRGERVAIVGSSGAGKTTFMHILGGLDQPTSGRVTVEGRDVFTLKGSDLDAFRNRTAGFVFQFHQLLPEFTALENVMMPALIARRSKVEARTLAEGLLDEVGLSHRLTHKPGQLSGGEQQRVAIARALVMGPRLLLADEPTGNLDSGTSEEIYRLLNHLHQTRGLTMIIVTHNEALASRLDRVVCMEDGRIRE; translated from the coding sequence ATGAATGACCTGCAGACGAACATCCTTATCCAGGTCGACGGGCTGCAGAAGTCGTTTCAGACCGCCAGTGGCCAGGTCGATGTTCTGCGTGGTATCGACCTGTCGATTCATCGAGGTGAAAGAGTGGCCATCGTCGGTTCCTCGGGGGCTGGCAAGACCACTTTTATGCATATTCTGGGCGGTCTCGACCAGCCGACTTCCGGGAGGGTTACTGTCGAAGGGCGTGACGTCTTTACCCTCAAGGGCAGCGACCTCGATGCTTTTCGCAACCGGACGGCTGGATTCGTCTTTCAGTTTCACCAACTGCTCCCTGAGTTCACCGCCCTGGAGAATGTCATGATGCCGGCGCTTATCGCCCGCAGATCCAAGGTTGAGGCCAGAACTCTGGCGGAGGGACTGCTGGACGAGGTTGGTCTCTCTCATCGCCTGACACACAAACCGGGACAGCTGTCCGGGGGGGAACAGCAGCGGGTAGCCATTGCCCGGGCGCTGGTCATGGGACCCCGCCTGCTGCTGGCGGATGAACCCACCGGTAATCTCGACAGTGGAACCAGCGAGGAGATTTACCGGCTCCTCAATCATCTGCACCAGACCAGGGGGTTGACCATGATTATTGTCACCCACAACGAGGCCCTGGCCTCCCGTCTTGACCGGGTGGTCTGCATGGAAGACGGCCGCATACGGGAATAG
- the bamA gene encoding outer membrane protein assembly factor BamA, which produces MTRRALIGLALLFLSPMVAWAEDYKVDQVTVSGNQRVQVSAITAVLSAQAGTTVSAEVIDRDVKAIFKLGHFSDITAELNQDGNRQILSYQVVERPLVRKIDFSGNKKLKDEKLRPLVAMRSASIFHPKSLEKSVEAIRNAYVEEGYHGVRIEPRVETGERNEATVHFEITEGQKVLVRSIRLQGNTVFTDKELKKAIQTKEKWWLSWLTDRGTYREEVLQIDLEIIADQYYNKGYVQVKVMQPQITFSDDKEYMDVLIEIEEGEQYRVGDISLQGDLIREKGELFDLLKLKQGDVFSREILRGDVTVLNDLYANQGYAYVNVSPVTRLDHEERRVNILYDIEQGIQVSIDRIRITGNTRTRDKIIRRQMHLLEGDLYNASLIKSSRSKVNNLGFFEEVNVSTSKGKDEAHLDVDVEVKEKPTGTFSIGGGYSSVDGFIAQGSVSQENFLGRALRMNLSASLGGTTTTYQFGLLDPYFLDTDFALGGDIYNTDREYTDFSKKTTGGDIKLGVPLTENTRLFFVYRYEEKEIYDIDPFASIYWQEQAGRSTLSSLFSSFSLNTTDYRPDPTRGHLGELSWEIAGLGGTEYFSKYIADHRVFFPWKWGSVFSLHGQVGYVHKLRSTEEIPIDEKFFLGGINTLRGFATREVGPQDENGDFVGGEKEAFFNAEYTFPLIRELGFKGLLFFDIGNAWSKDEEYFSSMRYSAGWGIRWNSPMGPLRLEWGYNLDPKEDEDRSRFEFSIGRFF; this is translated from the coding sequence ATGACCAGAAGAGCGCTGATCGGACTTGCATTGTTGTTTCTGTCGCCGATGGTGGCCTGGGCTGAGGATTACAAGGTCGATCAGGTAACCGTCAGCGGGAACCAGCGCGTGCAGGTTTCGGCTATTACCGCCGTTCTCTCGGCTCAGGCGGGTACCACGGTGTCTGCCGAGGTGATTGACCGGGATGTCAAGGCCATTTTCAAGTTGGGGCACTTCTCCGACATTACCGCGGAGTTGAACCAGGATGGAAATCGGCAGATCCTTTCCTATCAGGTGGTCGAGAGGCCTCTTGTCCGCAAAATCGATTTTTCCGGCAACAAGAAACTTAAAGATGAAAAACTGCGTCCTCTCGTTGCCATGCGATCTGCCAGTATCTTTCATCCAAAGTCCCTTGAAAAAAGCGTCGAGGCCATTCGCAACGCTTATGTCGAAGAAGGCTACCACGGGGTGCGCATCGAGCCCAGGGTAGAAACTGGCGAGCGCAACGAGGCCACTGTTCATTTTGAGATCACCGAGGGACAGAAGGTTCTGGTTCGTTCTATCCGGTTGCAGGGCAATACGGTCTTTACCGACAAGGAGCTCAAGAAGGCCATCCAGACCAAAGAGAAGTGGTGGCTTTCCTGGCTGACCGACCGCGGAACCTACCGCGAAGAAGTTCTGCAGATCGATCTGGAGATTATTGCCGACCAGTATTACAACAAGGGCTATGTGCAGGTGAAAGTCATGCAGCCCCAGATCACCTTCAGCGACGACAAAGAGTACATGGATGTGCTGATCGAGATCGAAGAGGGCGAGCAGTACCGGGTGGGCGATATCAGCCTGCAGGGGGATCTCATCCGTGAAAAAGGCGAACTTTTCGATCTGCTCAAGCTTAAACAGGGTGATGTCTTCAGCCGGGAAATCCTGCGCGGCGACGTGACGGTTCTCAACGATCTGTACGCCAATCAGGGCTATGCCTATGTGAATGTTTCGCCCGTTACCCGGCTTGATCATGAGGAGCGACGGGTCAATATTCTCTATGACATCGAGCAGGGGATCCAGGTCAGCATCGACCGCATCCGCATTACCGGCAATACCAGGACGCGGGACAAAATTATCCGACGCCAGATGCACCTGCTCGAAGGCGATCTGTACAACGCCAGTCTGATCAAGTCGAGCCGGAGCAAGGTCAACAATCTGGGGTTTTTCGAAGAGGTGAATGTCTCTACCAGCAAGGGTAAGGATGAGGCTCATCTCGATGTGGACGTGGAGGTCAAGGAGAAACCGACAGGCACCTTCAGTATTGGCGGCGGCTATTCTTCCGTGGACGGCTTTATCGCCCAGGGCTCGGTTTCCCAGGAGAACTTCTTGGGCAGGGCGCTGCGTATGAACCTTTCGGCTTCCCTGGGCGGAACAACCACCACCTATCAGTTCGGACTGCTCGACCCCTATTTTCTCGATACGGATTTCGCTTTGGGCGGCGACATTTACAACACCGACCGCGAATATACCGATTTCTCCAAAAAAACCACAGGCGGCGATATTAAACTTGGTGTTCCCCTCACTGAAAACACCCGACTCTTCTTCGTCTACCGTTACGAGGAAAAGGAAATTTACGATATCGACCCCTTTGCCAGCATCTACTGGCAGGAGCAGGCCGGTCGCTCCACCCTGTCGTCCCTCTTTTCCTCCTTTTCCCTCAATACGACTGACTACCGGCCCGATCCGACCCGCGGTCACCTTGGCGAGCTCTCCTGGGAAATTGCCGGTCTGGGGGGGACGGAATATTTCAGCAAATATATTGCCGACCACCGGGTCTTCTTCCCCTGGAAATGGGGCTCCGTCTTCTCCCTGCATGGACAGGTCGGTTATGTCCATAAGCTGCGCAGTACGGAAGAGATTCCCATCGACGAAAAGTTTTTTCTGGGTGGCATCAACACCCTGCGGGGATTCGCAACCCGTGAAGTTGGTCCCCAGGACGAAAACGGTGACTTTGTCGGGGGCGAAAAAGAGGCCTTCTTCAACGCCGAATACACCTTCCCGCTCATCCGGGAGCTTGGTTTCAAGGGCCTGCTGTTCTTCGATATCGGCAACGCCTGGAGCAAAGATGAGGAGTATTTCTCCAGCATGCGCTACAGCGCCGGTTGGGGTATTCGCTGGAACAGTCCCATGGGGCCTTTGCGCCTTGAGTGGGGGTACAATCTCGATCCGAAAGAAGACGAGGATCGTTCAAGGTTTGAGTTTTCCATTGGCCGGTTTTTCTAA
- the fabZ gene encoding 3-hydroxyacyl-ACP dehydratase FabZ yields MVLNTQEILKLLPHRYPFLLVDRIVELEEGKKAVGIKNVTINEPFFQGHFPGHPIMPGVLIIEAMAQVGGLYAIVVNKVGDDKVTYFAGIDNARFRKPVLPGDVLRIELELSNCKRGLYCFSGKAYVEDVLVAEAELKATFAPRQES; encoded by the coding sequence ATGGTTCTCAATACCCAGGAAATATTGAAGCTCCTTCCCCATCGCTACCCGTTCCTGCTGGTAGATCGTATCGTTGAACTGGAGGAAGGCAAAAAGGCCGTTGGCATCAAGAACGTCACCATCAATGAGCCCTTTTTCCAGGGGCACTTCCCGGGTCATCCTATCATGCCGGGCGTTCTCATTATCGAAGCCATGGCCCAGGTGGGTGGTCTGTATGCCATCGTGGTCAACAAAGTCGGTGACGACAAGGTGACCTATTTTGCCGGTATCGACAATGCCCGGTTTCGCAAGCCGGTCCTCCCCGGCGACGTGTTGCGCATTGAACTGGAGTTGAGCAACTGCAAACGCGGGCTTTACTGCTTTTCCGGTAAGGCTTATGTCGAGGATGTTCTGGTCGCCGAAGCTGAGTTGAAGGCCACTTTTGCCCCCCGTCAGGAGTCCTGA
- a CDS encoding lysophospholipid acyltransferase family protein: MLKKVLDKILLALVPFLGAGVIRFLYWSLRIDTIGTDHPQGFWERGEQVILSFWHDQLLLMACGYHGPGAKILISASKDGELIARTMAYFGQDAVRGSSSRGGRAAFRHLLGLAKEPFDLVITPDGPRGPRHEVKEGVVQLARLSGRPVVPMAFAASRGHRFRSWDRFLLPYPFGRGVYSFGKPLTYRDDESVEAFRQRLQAAMEENEKQARAHLESCGVSAV; encoded by the coding sequence ATGCTGAAAAAGGTTCTCGATAAAATACTGCTGGCCCTGGTGCCTTTTTTGGGTGCTGGCGTAATCCGCTTTTTGTATTGGTCTCTTCGTATTGACACCATTGGAACGGATCACCCCCAGGGATTCTGGGAGCGAGGGGAGCAGGTTATCCTCTCTTTCTGGCACGACCAGCTGCTGCTCATGGCCTGTGGCTACCATGGGCCGGGTGCCAAGATTCTCATCAGCGCCTCCAAGGATGGGGAACTGATCGCCCGTACCATGGCCTATTTCGGTCAGGATGCCGTGCGCGGTTCCTCCTCCCGCGGGGGACGGGCAGCCTTCCGGCATCTGCTCGGGCTGGCTAAGGAGCCCTTTGATCTGGTGATTACGCCCGACGGTCCGCGTGGACCGCGCCATGAGGTGAAAGAAGGAGTCGTCCAGTTGGCCCGCCTGAGTGGTCGCCCCGTCGTCCCCATGGCCTTTGCCGCCAGCCGGGGGCATCGTTTTCGCTCCTGGGACCGCTTTCTGCTGCCATACCCTTTTGGCCGGGGAGTCTATTCTTTTGGTAAACCGCTGACTTATCGGGACGACGAATCCGTGGAAGCCTTCAGGCAGCGACTGCAGGCTGCGATGGAAGAGAATGAGAAACAGGCCCGTGCCCATTTGGAGAGCTGTGGTGTATCTGCTGTATGA